From Jiangella mangrovi:
CCTGGGACACCCTCGACGTCCTGGTCAAGCAGGGCCGCAGCCAGGGCATCCACGTGCTGCTGGCCACCCAGAGCCTCAACTCCGTCGGCTCCGGCCGCGCCGCGCAGAAGGCGTCGGTGTTCGACCAGCTCGAGCTGCGGGTCGGGCTGCGGTGCAAGCCCGACGAGCTGAGCATCCTGTTCGACCGCACCGTCCGCGACCGCCTCGACACCGGCCGGCGCGGGTCCGGCGTGCTCAACCAGGCCCGCGGCGACAAAGACGCCGACCAGCTGTTCCAGGGCGGCCTGCTCGACGCCGACGACCGGCGGCGCATCCGCGACGGCGTGGTCGCCCGGTACGGCACCGACCCCCGCATCCGGGTCAGCCGCGGCACCGGCGGCGTCGAGGTCGCCGACGTCGCGCCCGTCCTGGCGTCGGCCCCGCTGCCGACGGTGTACGTGGGCGCCCCCGTCGGGGTGTCGCCGCCGCTCGTGGGCGTGCCGGCCCGGCCCGGCGACGGCCGCGGCCTGCTGCTCGCCGGTCGCGACGAGGCACACGCGGTATCGGCGGTCAGCGGTGTGCTGGCGGGGCTTGCGCTGCAGCCGGGCTGCGACGACGCCGGCTTCGTCGTCGTCGACCTCCTGCCCGGGCGGATTCCCGGACGGCGCCCGCTCGACCACGTGGTCGACTGGCTCGGCGACCGCGCCGTCGTCCTGGGCGAGGACCGGCTCGACGACCTCCCGTCGGTGGCGGGCGGCCGCTCCGGGCCGGTGTTCGTCGCCGTCCTCGGGCTGCAGTACAGCGAGGCCGAAGCGCCCATGTACACCGACGAGCCGCACCCGTTCGGCTGGCTGTGCGGCACCGGGCCGGCGCAGTCGGTGTTCCCGATCGTCTGGCTCGACACCCCCGACCGGCGCCGCAAGCTCGGCCAGCACGCCGATCGCCTGCAGCTGCGCGCCGACGCCGGTGGCGACCTCATCGACACCACCTCCTTCCTGGGCGTCCGCCCGCCGTTCCCCGCCACCCGCGGCCGGCTCTGGTTCCACGACCTCGCCGGCGACGCCGACCCCGTCCTCCTCGATCCCCTGCAGGCCGGGTCGGTGCTGCCGGAGCCGCGGGTCGTGCCGGTCGCACCCGGGCTCGGAGCACTCCAGTGACCGCCGACCTCGAGTTCGGCACGTCCGACGACCACGGCACGGCACCGCGGCCGGGCCAGGGCGATCGGGCGACGGGCGGTCCCGGTGCCGTTGGTGCTCCGGACCGAGCGGCCGGGCGGGCGGAGCAGCCGATGCGCGGTCCCGCGATGCGCGGCTACTGCGCCGCCCTGGCCCGCTTCACGTCGTCGGTGCAGAGCACCGAGCAACTGCTGCGCAACGACGACGCCGGCACCCGCGAGGACACCGAGCAGCGCGAGCTGACGTCCACCTCCCGGCTGCGCGGCATCGAGCGTGCCGCCCACGCCGCCGACGACGGCCTCGACCACGGCGCCTCCGTCCGGTCCGCGCACGGCCTCCCCCTGCGCGCCTCCTCCTGGGGCACCGACGACGACTCCCCGACGGCGGCCGCCGAAGCCGAGGGGACCGCCCTCGATGGCGGGCTCGACCGGTTGCGCCGTGCGGCGGGCGGTGCCGATCTCGGCGTAGCGCTGACCTCGCTCGGGCGCCGCCGCGACGCGCTGCGGCTGGCCGAAGAGGAGTTCACCGGCTGGCTGGCGGCGCGCGACCAGCAGACCCGGCGCATCTGTCTGGGCGCCGCGGTCGGCGCGGGGCTGGCCGGCTCCGCCGTCATGGCCGTCGCCGGCTCGCGCCTGTCCGCCGCCCTGTCGCTCGCGCTGCTGGTGCTCTGCACGCTGGCCGTCGTCGCGGTCGGGGTCGGGGTGGCGGCCGCACGCCGGTCGCCGCGGGTGTGCCGGGGCGCCGGGCTCGCGCGCCGGCCGCATCCCCTGGGGCTGGCCCGGTACGCCGCGCAGGTCGGTGGCCTGGCCCTGCTCGCCCTCGCGGCGGCCAACATCGGGGCCGGCGCCCTCTGAATTGCTGCAAGGTGTCACATTCGCCGATCCGAAACCACCTACAGAAGTAGACGGCCCGCCCGATCCCGGCGGTTGCGGGCCACAGACCCAGAAGGGCGGCGTCCGATGCCGAGCATCAAGGAATCCGGCGAGATCCTCATCGACGTCTCCGCGGGGCTCTCCCGCGGCGGCGAAGAGACCTCGCGCGGGCTCACCGAGCTGGAGCAGAAGGCCAATGCGGCCATCGAGGCGCTGCGCGACCTCCGGGCGCCGGCCGAGGAGGCGAAGGCCGCCACCGCACGGCTGCGCGCCCGGGCCGAGAAGGCGCGGGCCAAGTTCGAAGAGCTCGAGCGCGCCGCGGCGCTCACCGAGGACGGCGCCCGCCTGCTCCAGTCCGCCTGCGACGACCTCCAGCGCGGCGACGCCGACCTCGCCGCCGTCTTCGAGCCGCAGATCCGCCCCATCGCGGCACAGGTCACCCAGTTCACCGACAGCCTGCGGCAGAGCGCCGACCAGCTCGAGCGCGCCGTCGACGGCGTCGCCGAGGGCGCTCAGCAGATCGGCCGCAGCACCGACCAGATCCTCGACAGCGGCGAGCAGATCACCAAGGGCGCCGGCCAGGTCACCACCAACCTCGCGCAGGTCAAGAAGCGGCTCGGGCAGGTCATCCCGGCCGCGGCCAAGGCCATCCGCGACCGCGGCCGCGAGGCCGTCCACGTCGCCCGGCGGTAACGGTGTACCTGCCGCCGGCCGGGGCCGCCCCGGAGCTCGAGGGCGAGGTCCGGGCGCTCGAGAAGTCGCTCGGGGCGCTGCGGGCCGCCATCGCGCAGGCGGTCCGCGGCCGCGACGACACCGAGGCCGACCTCGGCCACCTCCGGCGCCGGCTCGCCACGAAGATCGCCGAGGCGCTCCCCGACGACGCCGCCATCCGCGGCCGCCTCGACTCCGCCATCGACTCCGCGTTCGCCACCGCGCGCACCACGCTGGCGGCGCACTGGCAAGAGATCACCGACACCCTCACCGACGCCTGCACGAAGGTCGACGGCGAGCTGACGGCGAAACGGCGGGCCCATGCACGGGCGGAGGAGGAGTCGCGCGAGCAGCGGCGACAGCGCGAGCGGCTCACCGCCGGCTGAGCGCACGATTCCCGATGGCCACGGAAATCCTCTGGCCCGGCCCAGGACCATGCGCTAGACAAGGACGGTGACGAACGACGAGCTGGTCCTGCGGACCGCCACCGACGACGACTACACCGAGCTCGAGGCGCACATCCACGGCGCCTTCCTCGACGACGTCGACGAGGACACCGCCGACCTGAACCGGCTGGTGTTCGAGCCCGACCGGACCCAGCTGATGACCGACGGGGGCAGCATCATCGGCTCCGGGCTGGTCATCACGCGCGACATGAGCGTCCCGGGGGCGGTCGTCCCGGCCGCGCACGTCACCGGCGTCGGGGTGGCGACCACTCACCGGCGGCGCGGCGTGCTCACGGCGCTGATGAACGCCATGCTCACCGAGGCGCACGGCCGCGGCACCGAGCCGTTCGCGGTGCTGTGGGCCAGCGAGGGCGCCATCTACGGCCGGTACGGCTACGGGCTGGCGTCGTCGCGGGTGTCGTACGAGGTCTCCGTTCGCGACACCGCGGTCGTCGGCGCCCTGCCCGACGGCGCCCAGCTGCGGCGCGCCGTCACCCGCGACGTGCTCGACGTCATCGCGCCCCTCTACGACCGCGTCCGCGCCGTGCGACCGGGTCTGTCCAGCCGGCCCGGCAAGTGGTGGGAGTACCTCACGGCCGACCCCAAGGGCTGGCGCCGCGGCATGACCGCGGAGCGCACCGTGCTGTTCGAGGACGACGGCGGCGTCCGCGGCTACGCCCGCTACCGCGCCAAGGCCGGCTGGGGCGACACCGGGCCCGACGGCGAGATCCGCATCACCGAGCTGCTGGCCGAGACCCCCGAGGCGCACGCCGCGCTCTGGCGGTTCCTCACGACCATCGACCTCGTCCGCACGGTCAGGTACAACCACGGCCCGGTCGACGACCCGCTGCCGCACCTGGTCACCAACCCCGACGGCCTGATCGGGTCGGCCGACAGCGCGCTGTGGGTCCGCATCCTCGACGTCCCAGGCGCGCTGACCGCCCGCCGTTACGCCGCCCCCGTCGACGTCGTGCTCGAGGTCACCGACGGCTCCTTCGCCGGCAACGCGGGCCGCTGGCGGCTGACCGTTTCCCCCTCGTCGGCCGACGTCGCGCGCACCGACGCCGAGGCCGACCTGGCGCTGGACGTCCGGGCGCTCGGCTCGCTCTACCTGGGTGGCGTGTCGGCGGCCACGCTGGCGGCCGGCGGCCTGGTCACCGAGCGGACTCCCGGGGCCGTGGCTCGGGTCGCGACGGCGTTCGGCTGGCACCGCGCCCCGGTGACGGTCGAGGTCTTCTGACCGAGCGCGGCTTGTCGCGGGGGTTCGGGGAGTGCCGTCCCCCCGCCCGCCTCGCTCGTTCCTCACTCGGACGCCCGCGCCTACCCCTGGCGGCACTCCCCGAACCCCCGCTCGAGTGCTGTATGGGGTCAGCCTTGGCCCCAGCCCTCGGTGTCGATCTTCTTGTTCCTGTTGCGCCGGGAGATGACCGAGCCGAGGGCCAGGATCAGCACGATGAGGCAGACCCCGAGGACGACGTGGGCGCCGCTGACTCCGGCGCCCTCCCAGCCGGGCACCTCCCACATCGCCTCCTCGGGCGAGGCGATGAAGCCGCGCTCGATCATCCACTCGCGGCCCTCTTCCCACGAGCTGAACACGAGCGGCGCGGCGATGGGCAGGGCCAGCGGCGCGGCCAGGAACATGAAGAAGAGGTCGTTGTCGGAGACGGTGTCGGCCATGGCGTCCCTGCCCCCTAGTAGATGCCGTCGTTGAGATGCCGGATGCGCACCGCGCGCGTCCGCGACACCACCTGGGAGCCGGCGCCGTCGTTGCCGCGCCAGCGGATCTGCAGCTTGGTGCCGTCGTTCTGGACCGGCTCGACCTGTTCGATGATGACCCAGCCGGTCTCGTCGTCGAGCCGGGCGAGGTTGCCCACCTGCAGCTGCGACACCATGACCATCTCGGACCACCCGGCCGCCTCGGTCTGCGCCACGGCCGCCGTGCCGCTGGACGAACCGCCGGTGCGGGCACGGCTCCAGTCGGCGAGGCCGGACGGGCCGGCGCCGTAGCCCTCGGCGAGGTCGGCGTTGAGGTTGACCCGCCACGACGCCTCGGGGCTGTCGGTCAGCGCCCGCGAGCGCTGCACGTGCAGGACCGGGTGCGTGACCGAGGTGGGCCGCAGCGCGTCGAGCAGGAGGAGGTCCTGCTCGTCATTGACGCGGCGGGCCTCGCGCGGGTCGGGGGTCCAGTAGCACTGGATGAGCGCCGGCTTGCCGTCGCCGGACTGCACGGTCGCGCGGCCGGGGACGGGCTCGGACTGCTCGGCGGGACCGTCGCCGCCCCACAGCGCCGACGCGGCGCGGCTGTCGAGGCGGCCGAGGGCGACGACGGTGCCGACCTCGTCGCGGTTCTCCTCGCGCAGCAGGGGGTCGTCGGCGCGCTGGATGCTCAGGACGACGTAGACGTTGACCTGCCTGCCGTGGCGCAGCAGGTCGGTGACGCGGTCGAGGGCGAGCGACGCCGCGGCCGCGCCCTGCCCGGCCCGGTTGGCGGCGTCGGCGACCGCGGACGCGAACTCGCGGAAGTGGTGGACGACCACGACCAGCGGCTCGAGCTCGGTGCGGCTGGAGCCGGACTCGATGAGCGCGACCCGCCCCTCCATCTCGCGCCAGGCCTGGTTGAGCACGACGATCTGGTCGTCGAGGGTGGACGCGACGATCTGCACGTTCGGCCAGTCGCGCACGCCCAGCAGGTCGACCCGGCGGTGGTCGATGATCCACACCGGCCAGCCGCGCGCCGCAGCCTCGACGACGATGCCGGTGAGCAGTACCCGCTTGCCGGCGCCGGACCGGCCGAGCACCAGGAGGTGACCCTGCGGCGCGGCGAGGTTCCAGCCGACCCGCGTGCCCGCGCTGTCGACGCCCAGCGGGACCAGCCACGACGTGAGGTCGGCCTGCGTGGGCACCGGCCGCGCCACCTTCTCGGGAAGGGCCCGGCGGACGGCGTCGCGGGCACGCACGGACCGGGCGGACGGCTCCGGCGTCAGCGACCCGCCGGTGCGGGTGGGGTCGCGCAGGGTGAGCCGGTGTCCGCGGATGTTGTGGCGGCCGACGGTGTACTGCTCTTCCAGCTGCGCGTGCACGGCCTCGGCCACACCGGCGGCCCAGTCGGGCGCGGAGTCGTCGACCTCGGTGGGGTACTGGATGTTCAGCACGTGCGGGACGCCGACCCACCCGCCCTGCCACTGCCGCGCGTCGACGTCGAGGTAGGACGCGTCGGGCACGCCGATGTGCCGGGCCAGCGCCTCGGCCAGCTCGTCGATGACGCCCTGGCGCTGACGCCGCCGCATGCCGACGGCGTAGAAGGCACCGGCGCCGGCCAGCGTCGGCAGCAGGAACAGCACGCCGATGAGCGCCTGGTCGAGGCTGGCGAGGATGGCCCAGAGGCTGACGGCCAGGAAGACCGTGCCGAGGGCGGCGGCCGTCAGCTGCGCCGGCGTGAAGCCCTTGATGGTCGGCTCGGCCGGGCGTGCCGACGCGAACCTGTCGTCCTTGGCCTCCGGCTCCGGTGGTCCGGAGGCGGTGGTGAAGGACTCCACCGGGTCGTGTCGCGTCACGCCGACTGCCTCTCGTTCGGTCCGTTCTCGGTCCTCGTCTTCGAAGGTGCGCCGGGAGGGGGTGTTGTGACAAGGGGGTGGTTCAGCGATGGGCCAGGGGCGTCTGCAGCTCGACGATGCGCCACTGGTCGTCGGCCGACGCGCGCTCGAGGAACGCGAACCACTGGTGCTCGACGAGCGGGCCGTTCCACGCGTCGCGGCCGATGGGCGTCATGCGGACGTAGAAGCGGCGCTCGGCCCGGGTGGCGGTGTCGGGGGTGTCGACGTCGGTGGTGTGCGGGTCGATGCCGTTGATCGAGGCGAACGCCTGGTGCCCGGACCAGCGCTCCCAGTCGCGCTCGACGTCCTGGCGCAGGCCGTCGAGGTCGTAGGCGGAGGAGTCGTACGGCGCGGCCAGCCAGACCTGCGCGCGGTCCATGGCGTCTGCCGACGACGTGTCGGTGGCGGTGTCGAAGCTGTAGGCGGCGGTCAGGGCCGCGACGGCGACGGCGGTGGGGTCGTCGCCGTCGACCGTGCCGGGGTCGGGGACCTCGACGGGTTCGGGCTGGCGCATGCCCGGTGGAAGCGTGGGGGTCTGGCGGGGGCCCGGGGTCGGCTGCGCGGTGGGGGTGTCGGACGGCTCGAGCGGCTCGTCCTCGCCGGCCGTCGACGGGGTCCGCTGCGGTTCCCCGGTGCCGGCGTCGGGAGCCACCGTCTCCTGGTCGGCGCCGGGGCCGGGCGATGGGTCGTCGGCGGGCGGGGCCGCCTCGGACGGACGCTCGCCAGGCCGGCCTCCGGCGGCACCACCCACGGACCCGGGGCTGTCGCCGTCGTCGCCCCCACCGCCGAGGACCAGCAGCAACCCGACGACGGCCAGCACCACGGCGGCGCCGACGAGCAGCAGCGAGGAGCGCGAGCGGATCATGGGTTCATCCGGCCATAGCCGACGACGGGGCCGCTCGGGCCCATGCTGAACGTGCCGTTGGCGCGGGTGATGCGGTTGCTCTCGTTGCCGCCGACGGTGACCAGCGTGCGGCTGGCCTCGTCGACCTCGACGACGATGCTGACGTGCCCGGAGTAGATCATGACGTCACCGGGGCGGGGCGGTTTGGTGGGTCCGCCGCTGCCGACGGGGATGAACTCCTGCCCGTGGCCGCCGGACTGGAACCAGGCCTTCATGCCGATGACGGCGGGGATCTGCCAGGGATGTCGCCAGAAGTACATCTGCGTGCCGGGTTCGGCCTCGAACGCGATGCCGGCCTCTTGGAAGACCCAACTGACGAAGTCGGCGCACCACTCCTCGCAGCCGTTGGCGATGTACGTGTCGGAGATGACGGGGCCGCAGTTGCTGCCGAACGGCTGCTCGACGATGCCCTTGGCGTACTCCTGCTCGGCGATGCGCACGACGCCGTCGAGGCCGCCGCCGCTGACCCCGCCGCCGCAGCCGGTCCAGCCGCCGCCGGCGCCGTCCTCGCCGCCCTCGCCCTCGCCGATGCCCATGCCATGAGGCGGCGGGTAGGTGGCGAGTTCGCCGTAGCTGCCGGTGCCGCCTTGGGTGAAGTTGGACGTGATGAGCGCGTGGACGTTCTCGACGTAGCGGAGTGTCTCTGGGTTGTTCCAGTTGCCGGCCGGGCCGGCGTTGTAGCTGGCCGCTGAGTAGACGAAGGTGCCCGGATCCCAGCGCGCGACGTCGCCGAGTGGAGTCTCGGGCGTCACGCTGCCGTACAGGCCGTCGGCGTGGGTGAAGAGGTTGGCCGCGGTGAACATGGAGTCGGCCGGGTCCATGTAGTCGGGTGGACCGCCGTCGGCGCTGAACTTGTAGGCGTCCCAGGTGCCCGCGCCCAGATTGAACTGCATGGGCCCGTGACAGCACGGCGAACTGGGCCAGTCGGTGTCGAGGTCCTTCCAGGCGTTGCCGTTCTCGGTCATGTAGATGGCGGCGAGGTACGCGGGGTCGATGCTGAACTCGTCGCCGGCGGCGGTGAAGATCTCGGCCCACGGCGCCGGCACGTTGGCCATGGTGGCGTCGCCTGTGCAGACCTGGCCGCCGGGCTGCATGGTGCACTCGGCGAGCGGGGCGCGGTCGGTGATCTCGCACCACAGAGCCATGACCGTGGCGACCGGGATGAACGCGATGGACGCGGCGCCCACCACACCGAAGACGGTGAGCAGCGCGATGCCCAGCAGCCATTTGTTAGCGCCGTTCTTGCTGCCCTTGCCCCCCTTGCCGTCCTTGCTGCCAGGGGTGCGCGCAGGCTTCGTCCGGGTGCGCCTCGCGGCTGCCCCTCCGGCGACGACCGAGCCCTGTGCCATACCCCGCCCTCCATCCGGGCGTCCGCCGCGGCGGCGTGGGGCGGACACCTACGTAGGTCGGCGCGGGCTCCGTTCTGTGACAGGCCGGGCGGTGCTCAGAACTCGATGGCGACGGCCTCGGGGAACGTGAGTGCGGCCTCGTCGAACAGGGCGAGCGAGCTGGCCAGGCCGGCGTTGACGGTGCGCTCGAGCTGGTCGAGGCCGACCGCCGGGCCGAAGTCGACCGTGAGCTCGCCGTAGAGGCCGACCGAGTCGTCCTCGAGGGTGCGGGCGAAGGCCTTGGGCCAGGCCCGCTCGGCGTTCCACTCGTTCGCGAAGATGGCGACCTGGGCGTAGAGCTCGGCGGGCAGGGCGCGTTCCCACTGGCCATAGACCTGGAAGACCGGATCGGAGCCGTCCTCGGACAGCAGGAAGAAGTAGAAGTAGCCGTTCTCCCACACCCCGCCGACCGCATCGTCGCCGTCGACGAAGTACTTCGCCTCCATGCCGTCGAGGATCGCGGTGACCGCCGAGAGTGTGAGCGGGACCAGCGGATCCGGTGAGGACGGGGCGAGCGTTGCGGGGTCGAGCGTCGCCGGGACCCGCTTCGCCGGGGCATTGTCGCTGCGTGCGGGCGTGCCGGGGCCGCCGAGCGTCTTCTGCGGGCCGGGCATGGCTCGGAGTCGATCGAGCTGGCTGCGTGGCCCGTGCCCGTTGCTGTCGTTCATCGCGCGAGGTCCTCTCCGCGTCCGGTTCTGCTGATGTAGGTGCGGTGGGGAGTCCGGCTGTGACAGGCGGGCCGGGGGCTGTCGCTGGCTAGAGTGGTGCTGCCGACGACCGCCCGCAGAGGACGCGATGCCCGACGACCACTCTTCCGCCTCCCGCGACCTCTCCCCCCGCTCGCGTGGCGAGGTCGACGTCGACGCGGGCCCGTCCGCCTCGACCCTGGACGGCTCGTTCGACGGTTCGGCGGAGCGACCCTGGCACAGCTGGGAACGCATCCCCGCCGAGGTCACAGTGGTGCTCGACCACCACGGCTGCGTCCCCAAGGAGCCGTTCGTCGCCGGGGCGACGGCGCCGCGGACCCGCCGCCGCGGCGACGAGGTCTTCCAGCGCGCCGGCGCCTGGGCGGTCGATCGGACGCGGCTGGTCATCGTCGAGGCGGTCCGCGGGCTGGAGCCGGTGGACGGGCCGGGCCACCGGTTCCGCCCGCACACGCCCTGGCGCCTGGGCGTCAGCTCCCACCCGTTCGTCGGCGAGGTGCGGCAGCGCTCCGGCATGGTGGCGGTCGAGGTCGCTGCGGCCGCGGACTCCGCTGCCGGCTCGCTCGACGACGACGCGCCCGAGATCATCGACGTGCTGCCCGCCCCGGTCCGCCGCCAGGTCCTGACCACGGTCGCGGAGCCGCTGGTCGCGGAGGACTACCTCTACCAGGGCGTTCGCAACGACATCCCCCGGCTGCACGAGGCGGGCCTGCTGCGGGCGACCACCGAGACGATGATCGCTGTATTGGCGCTGCGGTCGATCCGGGTGCCGCGCAGGATGACCCAGGCCGAGGCCGAAGTGGCGCTCGCGGCGGCCCCCTGGCACGTCCAGACACTGACGGCGCGCCTCGGCCCGGTAGAAGTGACGGAGCTGGCCAGCTACGAGCAGGACCGCGCCATCGCCGCCAACATCCCGCCGGAACTCTCCGGCGGCGCGACTCGCCACGAACTCACCTGATACTCACTCGGCCCCGGAGTCTGCCGCCAGTCGCGACTCGCGTAGCAACGGAACGACAGCCATCACCGCCGCATAGATGCTCCACAGCCCTATGACCGCGATGAAACCGAGCCGCTCCGTCCTGCTGGCCAGGCCCCAGTACACGACGAACCACACCACGACACCGAGGAACGTCGTCCCATGGATGATCGCCAGTGGGATCCGCAGAAGACCGACGTACGCGCCGAGTGCCACGACGGCATAGGCGATCAGGACGATCCGGAGTACCGAGGTATTGGCGAGAAGATCGCCCCAGGCATCCTCGCCAGCAGCCTCTGGTCGAACCAGCGTGTGGTGCTCGACCAGGATGTAGGTGATGGCGGCGAAGATGGCTACCGCGACCACAGTCGCCCATCGCACAACGGTCCGGCCGGCACCGCCCACCATCCACCGGTCCAGCCTCGAGAACCCCGGGTCGGCGAACTCCTCGGGCGGCGTCGACCCTGCTGGCGCCTCATCCCGCTCCGCCGACGTCGCGCCGAAGCCGCCCCGACTCGCCATGGTCGAGTCGAGATCGGCGCGAGCATCGTAGGCGGCGCGGAGATGCGGATCGGACAGGGTCCGGTAGGCCTCGGCGACGAGGCGGAACATGTCGGCGGTGCCGCCGGCATCCGGGTGCACCGACCGGGCGGCTCGGTGGTACGCGGCCCTGATCTCTTCCGGACCCGCGGACGGGCGGATGTCGAGGATGTCGTAGTAGTCGATCTGAGCCACGTTATCCGCCTGGTCCGCGCACCGCCGCCCGAGCCGGTCAGTCATCGGCTGCATCAGGCCGGCTCCGTGGTCGATTTCAGCCGGCGCGAACCCACCCGACCATCATGCTTCGCGGCGGCACTCGCTGCCGAGTCGATCACGCCTCACGGTCGTCGTGGATCTGATCACCCTGCCAGGCAGGGAGGATCGTGATCGCCACGGCATAGACGATCCACAACGCGCCGATGCCCAGGAAGGCCACCCGCTCCCCAGTGCTGGCGAGGCTCCAGTAGGCAAACGGCCAGCCCACCACCACCAGCACGAACACCGCCAGGTGGACCACCGCCATCGGTCCCCACAGTGCGCCCAGGTAGGCGAAGTAGGCGGCGACGCCGTACATCACCACGACGATCCAGAGCACCAGCGAATGGTCGAGGAGGCCGCCGAAGATGTCGGAGCCAGCAGCGGCAGGCCGGATCCACCCAGGGAACCAGACGAGGACGGCGGTGAAGAGGCAGAACAGCAGTAAGATCGCCCAGCCGCCCCACCGCGTGACCGCCCGGCCGTGCGGACCCACCACCCACAGGTCGAGGCGCGACGGGCCTGGGTCCACGAGCTCTTCGTCAGTCGGGGACGCGGGCGTTCGACGCGCACGAGGCGGCGGCTCCGCGGCACCCGCCTGCCAGCTCACCTCGTCACCCCAGTCGGCCTCCGGAGCGGCGGTGCCAGTGGCCGATCCGGCGGATGGCTCCCGCCCCGCACCGGCGTCGTAAGCCGCGCGAGCCTGTGGATCGGACAAAGTTCGGTAGGCGTCGGTGACGAGGCGGAACATGCCCGCCGTTCCGCCGGCATCGGGATGCGTCGTCCGGACGGCGCGGTGGTAGGCGGCCTTGATCTCCGCCGCTGTCGCGGTAGGGCGGACGTCCAGGATGTCGTAGTAGTCGACGTCAGCCATGCCGGCCGCCCAGCATCAGGCGGGCACGCGCACCAGGCAGTGCGTGCGGCACCGGCCACCTCCAGGAACATCGCTCCAGGTCAGCGTAGGCACCAGCGATGATCGCGCGCAATCGAGCCGCCGGAATAGCGGCCTGGCAATCACGAACGGCCACGGTGGCGGCTCTCCCACTCCTGCCGGGCGAAGTCGCGGTTCATCCGGCGACGTTGCCGCGCGCTCCACCGATCCTCGGCCTCGGCCGCGGCCTGCGCCTGGTAGCGCCTCTTGGTAAGGTCCGCTCGCGCCTTGGCCGACCTGTACCGGCCGTCGGCATCCTGCTTCGCCCGGTCGGCGGCCTCGGCCCGCATGCGCCGCTCGTAGTTGCGTTGGACCTGCCCGGCCTTGTTGTCCTCGACGGCGTGGTAGGCACGATTGGCCATTCCCGCCGTTCCGAACCGGCCGCCGGCCATGCGCGCCATACCGTCGGTCATGCCGCTACGCGCTCGGTGCGCCATGGACCGCAAACCGTCGACCGGCAGGTGACCTGCTTGTCCTGCCTGATAGACCCGCTCGCGATACTTGTTCCGCGCGGCCGCGCCGAGCCGGCCCGGCACCGTTCCGAGCTGGTGCATCCGGCCGCGTGCGCGCGTGTTGGTCCTCGACAGCTCGACTCCCACGCGGCTGCGGCGGGCCGCCGCGATGCCGGTGTGGGCCGCGCTCCGGCTGGTCTCGCCGATGGCAGACGCGCCTTGGCGGGCGAGTCCGCCGGCTCCGCGGGCGGCCCGGCGCAGAACGGTGTTCTTGGCCGCAAGCGCGCCTCCCTTGGCGATGATGGAGCCACCGCCGGTGGCCCAGGCGAGGCCGGCCGAGCGCGCGATCCCCTTGACGTTGCGGGCGGCGTCGCTCATGGCGTTGAGTCGGCCCGCGGCCCGCTGCATGCCGCCGCCGGGCCCGCCGCCGGCGGGGACGAGGGAGTTGCCGCCGAAGCCGCCGCCACCACCGCCTCC
This genomic window contains:
- a CDS encoding GNAT family N-acetyltransferase, which gives rise to MTNDELVLRTATDDDYTELEAHIHGAFLDDVDEDTADLNRLVFEPDRTQLMTDGGSIIGSGLVITRDMSVPGAVVPAAHVTGVGVATTHRRRGVLTALMNAMLTEAHGRGTEPFAVLWASEGAIYGRYGYGLASSRVSYEVSVRDTAVVGALPDGAQLRRAVTRDVLDVIAPLYDRVRAVRPGLSSRPGKWWEYLTADPKGWRRGMTAERTVLFEDDGGVRGYARYRAKAGWGDTGPDGEIRITELLAETPEAHAALWRFLTTIDLVRTVRYNHGPVDDPLPHLVTNPDGLIGSADSALWVRILDVPGALTARRYAAPVDVVLEVTDGSFAGNAGRWRLTVSPSSADVARTDAEADLALDVRALGSLYLGGVSAATLAAGGLVTERTPGAVARVATAFGWHRAPVTVEVF
- a CDS encoding CHAP domain-containing protein, which gives rise to MAQGSVVAGGAAARRTRTKPARTPGSKDGKGGKGSKNGANKWLLGIALLTVFGVVGAASIAFIPVATVMALWCEITDRAPLAECTMQPGGQVCTGDATMANVPAPWAEIFTAAGDEFSIDPAYLAAIYMTENGNAWKDLDTDWPSSPCCHGPMQFNLGAGTWDAYKFSADGGPPDYMDPADSMFTAANLFTHADGLYGSVTPETPLGDVARWDPGTFVYSAASYNAGPAGNWNNPETLRYVENVHALITSNFTQGGTGSYGELATYPPPHGMGIGEGEGGEDGAGGGWTGCGGGVSGGGLDGVVRIAEQEYAKGIVEQPFGSNCGPVISDTYIANGCEEWCADFVSWVFQEAGIAFEAEPGTQMYFWRHPWQIPAVIGMKAWFQSGGHGQEFIPVGSGGPTKPPRPGDVMIYSGHVSIVVEVDEASRTLVTVGGNESNRITRANGTFSMGPSGPVVGYGRMNP
- a CDS encoding YbjN domain-containing protein gives rise to the protein MNDSNGHGPRSQLDRLRAMPGPQKTLGGPGTPARSDNAPAKRVPATLDPATLAPSSPDPLVPLTLSAVTAILDGMEAKYFVDGDDAVGGVWENGYFYFFLLSEDGSDPVFQVYGQWERALPAELYAQVAIFANEWNAERAWPKAFARTLEDDSVGLYGELTVDFGPAVGLDQLERTVNAGLASSLALFDEAALTFPEAVAIEF
- a CDS encoding J domain-containing protein codes for the protein MQPMTDRLGRRCADQADNVAQIDYYDILDIRPSAGPEEIRAAYHRAARSVHPDAGGTADMFRLVAEAYRTLSDPHLRAAYDARADLDSTMASRGGFGATSAERDEAPAGSTPPEEFADPGFSRLDRWMVGGAGRTVVRWATVVAVAIFAAITYILVEHHTLVRPEAAGEDAWGDLLANTSVLRIVLIAYAVVALGAYVGLLRIPLAIIHGTTFLGVVVWFVVYWGLASRTERLGFIAVIGLWSIYAAVMAVVPLLRESRLAADSGAE
- a CDS encoding J domain-containing protein; its protein translation is MADVDYYDILDVRPTATAAEIKAAYHRAVRTTHPDAGGTAGMFRLVTDAYRTLSDPQARAAYDAGAGREPSAGSATGTAAPEADWGDEVSWQAGAAEPPPRARRTPASPTDEELVDPGPSRLDLWVVGPHGRAVTRWGGWAILLLFCLFTAVLVWFPGWIRPAAAGSDIFGGLLDHSLVLWIVVVMYGVAAYFAYLGALWGPMAVVHLAVFVLVVVGWPFAYWSLASTGERVAFLGIGALWIVYAVAITILPAWQGDQIHDDREA